In a single window of the Candidatus Hydrothermales bacterium genome:
- the fabG gene encoding 3-oxoacyl-[acyl-carrier-protein] reductase, protein MLEGKTSIITGGSSGIGKATAKKFVEYGARVILFDKDEERLKSFWEESIMDRGWYFKGDISKKGDIDKFLQEVRLRNERIDVLVNNAGVTKDALLVRMKEEDWDLVLNVNLRGVFLLTREIVKMMMKQESGVIINISSVVGITGNIGQCNYSASKAALIAFTKSLAKEVGSRNIRVIAVAPGFIETPMTEKLPEEVKKKYLEQIPLKRFGKPEEVAELLSFLASSKASYITGCVIQIDGGMV, encoded by the coding sequence ATGCTTGAGGGAAAAACATCTATCATAACAGGTGGTTCTTCAGGGATAGGAAAGGCAACCGCAAAGAAGTTCGTTGAGTATGGTGCAAGAGTTATCCTTTTTGACAAAGACGAAGAAAGGCTTAAAAGTTTCTGGGAAGAAAGCATAATGGATAGGGGGTGGTATTTTAAAGGTGACATATCAAAAAAGGGAGACATAGATAAATTCCTTCAGGAAGTAAGATTAAGGAACGAAAGGATTGATGTTCTTGTAAATAACGCAGGTGTTACAAAAGATGCACTACTTGTAAGGATGAAAGAAGAGGATTGGGACCTTGTACTTAACGTGAATCTAAGGGGAGTCTTTCTCTTAACAAGAGAGATCGTAAAGATGATGATGAAGCAAGAATCAGGTGTAATTATAAATATTTCATCAGTTGTGGGGATAACAGGTAATATCGGACAATGTAATTACTCTGCCTCAAAGGCAGCTCTTATTGCCTTTACAAAATCACTTGCAAAAGAGGTTGGTTCTAGGAATATAAGAGTAATTGCAGTTGCACCTGGTTTTATCGAAACACCTATGACAGAAAAATTACCTGAAGAAGTGAAAAAGAAATACTTAGAGCAAATTCCCCTAAAAAGATTTGGAAAACCAGAAGAAGTTGCAGAGCTTTTATCTTTTCTTGCCTCTTCTAAGGCATCTTACATAACTGGATGTGTGATCCAAATCGATGGTGGGATGGTGTGA
- a CDS encoding iron dependent repressor, metal binding and dimerization domain protein encodes MKEILKVKEKKTEKDACKIEHHISKETLNKLAKVYRECN; translated from the coding sequence TTGAAAGAAATTTTAAAGGTAAAAGAGAAAAAGACTGAGAAAGACGCTTGTAAGATAGAACATCATATAAGTAAAGAGACGTTAAATAAACTTGCTAAAGTATATAGAGAGTGTAATTAA
- a CDS encoding FeoB small GTPase domain-containing protein, with product MKRVAIIGNPNSGKSTIFNNLTGLNQKVRNWSGVTVEKYEGEFTYKDEKFHIVDLPGTYGLYSLSTDEKVARRFLIEEKPDAVIVVVDSTNIEKHLFLSIETLEMGHNAVLCLNMTDLANEKGLIIDEKTLSKILKIPFIKTIGNKNIGTEDLKEAIYQVVKNKEEKF from the coding sequence TTGAAAAGAGTTGCAATCATAGGGAATCCAAACTCCGGCAAATCAACTATTTTTAACAATTTAACAGGTTTAAATCAGAAAGTCAGAAATTGGTCTGGTGTAACCGTAGAAAAATATGAGGGAGAATTTACCTATAAAGATGAAAAGTTTCATATAGTTGATCTTCCGGGAACATATGGGCTCTATAGTCTTTCTACGGATGAAAAAGTTGCGAGAAGATTTTTGATAGAGGAAAAGCCAGATGCCGTTATAGTAGTAGTTGATTCAACAAATATAGAAAAACATCTTTTTCTTTCAATCGAAACTCTCGAGATGGGACACAATGCAGTTCTTTGTCTTAATATGACTGACCTTGCAAATGAAAAGGGATTAATCATTGACGAAAAAACTCTTTCAAAAATTTTAAAAATACCTTTTATTAAAACAATTGGGAATAAAAATATAGGAACCGAGGATTTAAAAGAAGCAATATATCAGGTAGTTAAAAATAAAGAAGAGAAATTTTGA
- a CDS encoding nucleoside recognition domain-containing protein, with protein MGSLISPIFSPAGFDRWEITVALLSGIVAKELVVGTLGVIFGEKQIVTSLKKLFNPLTAYSFLLMSLIYTPCIATMIAIKNEVGIKYLLLTIFYTLFLGWIVAVVFYQIACLL; from the coding sequence ATTGGCTCCTTAATTTCTCCCATTTTTTCACCCGCAGGTTTTGATAGATGGGAAATTACAGTTGCACTTTTAAGTGGTATTGTGGCAAAAGAACTAGTAGTTGGCACTTTAGGTGTTATCTTTGGCGAAAAGCAGATAGTTACATCACTCAAGAAATTATTTAATCCCTTAACTGCTTACTCCTTTTTACTTATGTCCCTTATTTATACTCCCTGTATAGCAACAATGATAGCAATAAAGAATGAGGTAGGAATCAAGTATTTACTATTAACAATATTTTATACGCTATTTCTCGGGTGGATTGTGGCAGTAGTATTTTATCAAATAGCCTGTTTATTATAG
- a CDS encoding TrpB-like pyridoxal phosphate-dependent enzyme: MNKIKYVNLRPEEIPTHWYNILPDLPEPLPEPKDPPEGESRLKNLPKMMLEECLKQEFSNERWIEIPEELRFYYMQAGRPRPLFRAYALEKYLDTPAHLYYKAEFYSPTGSHKVNTALAQCYYAKKEGYRRVVTETGAGQWGSALSYAARLFGLKCTVYWVRAVYKWKTQRRIFMKMLGADVFASPSPNTETGRKLYEKNPDHPGSLAIAISEGLEDAYKNSDTVYLLGSVLNHVLLHQTIVGLETKKQFEYFGEYPDVIISCLGGGSNFGGLALPFYYDVLKEGKKIKFIAAQSEVAPNLLGEYRYDFADHAEITPMLKMYTLGHKKEMDPIKADGLRYHGAAPILSLLRHKGLLDVKVYPKDEKYVFERAREFFQLEGFLPAPESAYSIACAIDEALKCKEAGEKKVIAFNVSGHGFLDLDGYGEVLGI, from the coding sequence ATGAATAAAATAAAATATGTAAATCTTAGGCCGGAGGAAATTCCAACGCATTGGTATAACATATTACCAGATTTACCAGAGCCGCTTCCTGAGCCAAAAGATCCACCAGAGGGTGAATCAAGACTAAAAAATTTACCAAAAATGATGCTTGAAGAATGCTTAAAACAAGAGTTCTCAAATGAAAGATGGATAGAAATACCTGAAGAATTGAGATTTTATTATATGCAAGCAGGTAGACCAAGACCACTTTTTAGAGCCTATGCTCTTGAAAAGTATCTTGATACACCAGCGCATCTTTACTATAAGGCAGAATTCTATAGTCCAACCGGCTCTCATAAGGTAAATACCGCACTTGCACAGTGTTACTACGCAAAAAAAGAGGGCTATAGAAGAGTTGTAACAGAAACAGGGGCAGGTCAATGGGGTTCAGCTCTTTCATACGCTGCAAGACTATTTGGATTAAAGTGCACTGTTTATTGGGTCAGAGCAGTTTATAAGTGGAAAACACAAAGAAGAATCTTTATGAAAATGCTCGGAGCAGATGTCTTTGCGTCACCCTCTCCAAATACAGAAACAGGAAGAAAACTTTACGAAAAAAATCCCGATCATCCTGGTTCTCTGGCAATAGCTATATCAGAAGGACTTGAAGATGCCTATAAAAACTCCGATACAGTTTATCTTTTAGGCTCTGTTTTAAATCATGTACTACTTCATCAAACAATAGTAGGTCTTGAAACAAAAAAACAATTTGAATACTTTGGTGAATATCCTGATGTAATAATTTCCTGTCTTGGGGGCGGCTCAAATTTTGGAGGTCTTGCGCTTCCCTTTTATTATGATGTGCTAAAAGAAGGTAAAAAGATAAAGTTTATAGCTGCTCAAAGTGAAGTAGCACCAAACCTTTTAGGAGAATATAGGTATGACTTTGCTGATCACGCAGAAATAACACCGATGCTTAAAATGTATACACTTGGACATAAAAAGGAAATGGATCCGATAAAAGCAGACGGCCTTAGATACCATGGGGCAGCACCAATTTTAAGCCTCTTAAGACACAAGGGTCTCCTTGATGTTAAGGTTTATCCAAAAGATGAAAAGTATGTTTTTGAAAGAGCAAGAGAATTTTTCCAATTAGAGGGATTTCTTCCTGCACCTGAGTCAGCATACAGTATAGCCTGTGCAATTGATGAAGCACTAAAATGTAAGGAAGCAGGAGAAAAGAAAGTAATAGCCTTTAACGTTTCAGGACACGGCTTCCTTGATTTAGATGGTTACGGAGAGGTTCTAGGGATCTAA
- a CDS encoding OmpA family protein: MKSKIIAFLSLIIYAKTGDVPGSKDHPLISRFPGSRIAIYEVREFERLYLLAGPVPSSADKDVESAKKELFEGKVTFIMYHCPKERSTYEVFKNYEHALKKGDFEIIYIGKGEKIKGIREFLSKYNKIFRAVYQTENKPSEFFHISAKKKNIGVSITVLEGWDYNPVVFLGIAERKEMEIGLIRAEEIREEIMKKGHVAIYGIYFDFDKADIKPESEPALREIAKFLKENPEIKVYIVGHTDNVGKLEYNMDLSRRRAQSVVEELVKKYGISRDRLKAFGVGPLCPVASNDTEEGRTKNRRVEIVKE; encoded by the coding sequence ATGAAGAGTAAAATCATAGCTTTTTTGTCTCTTATTATTTATGCAAAAACAGGAGATGTTCCGGGAAGTAAGGATCACCCTTTAATCTCTAGGTTTCCTGGTTCAAGAATCGCTATTTATGAGGTAAGAGAATTTGAAAGGTTATATCTTCTTGCTGGACCAGTCCCGTCTTCGGCTGATAAGGATGTTGAATCTGCAAAAAAGGAACTCTTTGAAGGTAAAGTTACTTTTATTATGTATCACTGTCCTAAAGAAAGATCTACTTATGAAGTCTTTAAAAATTATGAACATGCTTTGAAAAAAGGAGATTTTGAAATAATCTATATAGGTAAGGGAGAAAAAATTAAGGGCATAAGGGAATTTTTATCAAAGTACAACAAAATATTTCGTGCTGTTTATCAAACAGAAAATAAGCCTTCTGAATTCTTTCATATTTCAGCAAAGAAAAAAAATATAGGAGTTTCAATTACAGTTCTTGAAGGTTGGGACTATAACCCTGTTGTATTTTTGGGAATCGCCGAAAGAAAAGAAATGGAGATCGGTCTTATTAGGGCTGAGGAAATAAGGGAAGAAATAATGAAAAAGGGACATGTTGCAATATATGGAATTTACTTTGATTTTGACAAGGCAGATATAAAGCCTGAATCAGAACCCGCTTTAAGGGAAATAGCAAAATTCTTAAAGGAAAATCCTGAAATTAAAGTTTATATAGTAGGTCATACAGATAATGTTGGTAAGCTTGAATACAATATGGATCTATCAAGAAGAAGGGCTCAAAGCGTTGTTGAGGAACTCGTTAAAAAATACGGTATTTCAAGGGATAGACTAAAAGCTTTTGGTGTTGGCCCACTTTGCCCAGTTGCCTCAAACGACACTGAAGAGGGAAGAACGAAAAATAGAAGAGTTGAAATAGTAAAAGAATAA
- a CDS encoding amidohydrolase produces the protein MIIADSEKVIKIEREKIRGVYKKGEIESNFTFEDAKIFPSFCDSHTHLIQMGLSHIRHSLKEKRSKEEVYEFLKKILEIEKDLVIAYDFDESKWKEKEFPKREELDKISKDVPIILRRVCGHFAVGNSKALEILKSKEAKNIDFETGVMKEDVPLYLNYYFPPSKEEIKRAFVKGQEIALSFGITEVHEILGLRNFENILEFDEKDFLIRVNLYVALKSLVEIDEFEKIKDKFKERRFLKLKGIKVFSDGSIGARTAFLNRSYSDSKGERGKLLISDKELEGFIRYAENKGLQLLVHAIGDAAIEFVLKVFNKLISHNSLRHRIEHFELVNKNIIKMAKKSNIYISMQPNFVREWQEKYGMYYKRLGEKRWRNMNPFNRLLSENLMLSFGSDCMPIGPLYGIEGAVNHPIPTERINFETSLKLYTENPRIFSFEEENRGKLKEGYDADLIILNKKNELVAVVFNDEIKYV, from the coding sequence GTGATAATAGCTGATTCTGAGAAGGTTATAAAAATAGAAAGGGAAAAAATTAGGGGGGTATATAAAAAGGGAGAGATAGAGTCAAACTTTACATTTGAAGACGCAAAAATTTTCCCCTCTTTTTGTGATTCTCATACCCATTTAATTCAGATGGGATTATCTCACATAAGGCACTCTTTAAAAGAAAAAAGATCAAAAGAAGAAGTTTACGAATTTTTAAAAAAAATCTTAGAGATAGAGAAAGATTTAGTTATTGCTTATGATTTCGATGAAAGTAAATGGAAAGAAAAAGAGTTTCCTAAAAGAGAAGAGCTTGATAAAATATCAAAAGATGTTCCAATAATTTTAAGGAGAGTGTGTGGTCATTTTGCTGTAGGAAATTCAAAGGCCCTTGAAATTTTAAAATCAAAAGAGGCTAAAAATATTGATTTTGAAACAGGAGTTATGAAAGAAGATGTTCCCCTTTACCTAAATTACTATTTTCCACCCTCTAAAGAAGAGATAAAAAGAGCTTTTGTTAAGGGTCAAGAAATTGCTCTCTCTTTTGGAATAACAGAGGTACATGAAATATTAGGTCTTAGAAATTTTGAAAACATCTTAGAATTTGATGAAAAAGATTTTTTAATTAGGGTGAACTTATATGTTGCTCTAAAAAGTTTAGTTGAGATTGATGAGTTTGAGAAAATAAAGGATAAATTTAAAGAAAGAAGATTTCTGAAATTAAAGGGAATAAAGGTTTTTTCTGATGGATCAATAGGGGCAAGGACTGCCTTTTTAAATAGAAGTTATAGTGACTCAAAAGGTGAAAGAGGGAAACTTCTGATTAGTGATAAGGAACTTGAAGGTTTTATAAGATATGCAGAAAACAAAGGCTTACAGCTTCTTGTGCATGCAATAGGAGATGCTGCAATAGAATTTGTTTTAAAAGTTTTTAATAAACTGATCTCCCATAACAGCTTAAGACATAGAATAGAGCACTTTGAGCTTGTTAATAAAAATATTATAAAGATGGCAAAAAAGAGCAATATATATATATCAATGCAACCCAATTTTGTAAGGGAGTGGCAAGAAAAATATGGAATGTACTATAAAAGACTTGGCGAAAAAAGATGGAGGAATATGAATCCATTTAACAGGCTACTTTCTGAAAACCTTATGCTTTCCTTTGGTTCTGATTGTATGCCCATAGGACCTTTGTATGGAATAGAAGGAGCTGTTAATCACCCTATTCCTACCGAGAGGATCAATTTTGAAACTTCATTAAAGCTCTATACAGAAAATCCGAGAATATTCTCTTTTGAAGAGGAAAACAGGGGTAAACTAAAAGAGGGCTATGATGCTGATTTAATCATTTTAAACAAGAAAAACGAATTAGTAGCTGTTGTCTTTAACGATGAAATTAAATATGTTTAG
- a CDS encoding 2,3-bisphosphoglycerate-independent phosphoglycerate mutase has product MEEIVREILIKNNKKILLFVIDGLSGLPKDGKTEMEVANKPNLDELAKKSTCGRILTCEWGVTPGSGPAHLSLFGYDPFKYQIGRGVLEALGVGADLRKGDIAIRCNFCKIDENGYVIDRRAGRIETEESKKLVEKLKGEIEKIEDVEIILYPGKEHRFVLILRGEDLSPELRDTDPLKEGKKPLELIAKDKKTEKTKRVVETFLKKAASILKDEKRANYVLLRGFSTLPDWETFEEKWKLKACGIAYYPMYKGLAKLVGMDVFENVNSFEEACKILPEALKNYDFVYLHYKETDKKGEDGDFYGKVKEIENVDRYIPQIVNAGADVIAITADHSTPAVLRSHSWHPTPLLIYSPLVEPDDCKKFDEREVLKGYLGTIKGKELLPLLLALSGKLEKFGA; this is encoded by the coding sequence ATGGAGGAGATTGTAAGGGAAATTTTAATAAAAAATAATAAAAAAATATTACTTTTTGTTATAGATGGTCTTTCTGGACTTCCCAAGGATGGAAAAACAGAAATGGAGGTAGCAAATAAGCCAAATCTTGATGAGCTTGCAAAAAAATCTACATGTGGGAGAATTTTGACCTGTGAATGGGGAGTAACACCTGGAAGCGGACCTGCTCATCTTTCTCTTTTTGGCTATGATCCATTCAAATATCAGATTGGAAGGGGCGTTCTTGAAGCACTTGGAGTGGGGGCAGATCTTAGAAAAGGCGATATAGCCATAAGATGCAATTTTTGTAAAATCGACGAAAACGGCTATGTTATCGATAGAAGAGCTGGAAGAATCGAAACCGAAGAATCAAAAAAACTTGTTGAGAAGTTAAAAGGTGAAATTGAAAAAATTGAAGATGTAGAAATTATACTATATCCGGGAAAAGAACACAGATTTGTTTTGATTCTAAGGGGCGAAGATCTTTCACCTGAACTTAGAGATACTGATCCCTTAAAAGAAGGCAAAAAACCTCTTGAGCTTATTGCGAAGGATAAAAAAACAGAAAAAACAAAAAGAGTAGTAGAAACTTTCTTAAAAAAGGCTGCTTCTATCTTAAAGGATGAAAAAAGAGCAAATTATGTTCTTTTAAGGGGATTTTCTACTCTACCAGACTGGGAAACCTTTGAAGAAAAATGGAAACTCAAAGCTTGTGGAATTGCTTACTATCCTATGTATAAGGGACTTGCAAAGCTTGTTGGAATGGATGTTTTTGAAAATGTGAACAGTTTTGAAGAGGCTTGTAAAATTTTGCCAGAGGCTCTTAAAAATTACGATTTTGTTTATCTTCACTACAAAGAAACCGACAAAAAGGGTGAAGATGGAGACTTTTACGGTAAAGTTAAGGAAATAGAAAATGTGGATAGGTATATTCCTCAAATAGTTAACGCAGGTGCAGATGTGATAGCAATAACAGCTGACCACTCTACACCAGCAGTCTTAAGGAGTCATTCATGGCACCCTACCCCTCTTCTTATCTATTCACCACTTGTAGAACCTGATGATTGTAAAAAGTTCGATGAAAGAGAAGTTTTAAAAGGTTATCTCGGGACTATAAAAGGTAAAGAGCTTTTACCACTTTTACTTGCCCTATCTGGAAAGTTAGAAAAGTTTGGAGCATAG
- a CDS encoding NAD-dependent deacylase, whose amino-acid sequence MKQEIKKLREFILNAKSLMVLTGAGISKDSGVPTFRGEDGLWRNYDATKLATPYAFRENPKLVWEWYNWRRSIILKAAPNYAHFAIKKLEDMIEDFLLVTQNVDNLHRDAGSKKLVEMHGNIFETLCTGCGHVKFEKKVFREDELPPRCGRCNSLLRPNVVWFTEPIPSEVLKIIFESIDSKEAILVVGTSLFVYPAALLPFIFKERNKKVFEINPEETDISCFADISIRGKAKEVFEEII is encoded by the coding sequence ATGAAACAAGAAATTAAGAAATTAAGAGAATTTATTTTAAATGCTAAATCATTGATGGTTTTGACAGGAGCGGGTATTTCAAAGGATAGTGGTGTTCCAACCTTTAGGGGTGAAGATGGACTTTGGAGAAACTATGATGCAACTAAGTTAGCTACTCCTTATGCTTTTAGAGAAAATCCTAAACTTGTATGGGAGTGGTATAATTGGAGAAGAAGTATTATTTTAAAAGCTGCTCCTAATTATGCTCATTTTGCTATAAAAAAACTTGAAGATATGATAGAAGATTTTTTACTTGTTACACAGAATGTTGATAATCTCCATAGAGACGCAGGCTCAAAGAAGTTAGTTGAAATGCATGGAAATATATTTGAGACGCTTTGTACAGGATGTGGACATGTGAAATTTGAAAAGAAAGTTTTTAGAGAAGATGAATTACCACCAAGATGTGGAAGGTGTAATTCCTTGTTAAGGCCAAACGTAGTATGGTTTACAGAGCCTATTCCAAGTGAAGTTCTTAAAATAATTTTTGAGTCTATTGATTCAAAGGAGGCAATACTTGTTGTTGGAACTTCTCTTTTTGTTTATCCTGCAGCTTTGTTGCCCTTTATTTTTAAAGAGAGAAATAAAAAAGTTTTTGAGATAAATCCAGAGGAAACGGATATATCTTGCTTTGCGGATATTTCAATAAGGGGAAAAGCAAAAGAAGTTTTTGAGGAGATAATTTGA
- the murA gene encoding UDP-N-acetylglucosamine 1-carboxyvinyltransferase — MNRDFICIEGGVPLKGEIKLQGAKNCALPLFASMILMEGKTEFSNIPYVEDVNTMLSLLSYLGLEVKYIKEENRAIIENRGIVTSSAPLSFIQKMRASIYVLGPLLVTEGVAKVGIPGGCSFGPRPINFHIAGLKKIGAEIEIEGGYVIAKAKKFKGAKISFPRVSVGATAHLAMTAAKIEEEIVLENISLEPEVIHLFEFLKKAGAKIEVEKRKAFIWGNRNLKAPESFSNIPDRIEAATYMMFVAGAGGELILRPNPYNLLENVIGKLKKMGIYIENRGDYLYLESQKDFDLKPINVSTAPYPGYPTDCQPQIVSLLTQAKGKSLVRERIYPERFGYVGELIKMGANIEVGPGYAKVEGKTNLKSAPLFAPDIRAGAALILAALLAEGKSQIYGVENIKRGYDSVVDKLKKIGAKIELVNETRN; from the coding sequence TTGAATAGGGATTTTATTTGTATAGAGGGTGGTGTTCCACTTAAGGGAGAAATAAAACTTCAGGGAGCAAAAAACTGTGCTTTACCCTTATTTGCATCAATGATTTTAATGGAGGGTAAGACAGAATTTTCTAATATACCTTACGTTGAAGACGTAAATACGATGCTTTCCCTACTTTCATATCTGGGACTTGAAGTTAAATATATTAAAGAAGAAAATAGGGCGATAATTGAAAATAGGGGCATAGTTACTTCTTCTGCGCCGCTTTCTTTTATTCAGAAGATGAGGGCCTCTATTTATGTTTTGGGTCCACTTCTTGTAACAGAGGGTGTAGCTAAGGTTGGAATTCCTGGTGGGTGTTCATTTGGACCAAGACCAATAAATTTTCACATAGCCGGACTTAAAAAAATTGGGGCTGAAATTGAAATTGAGGGTGGATATGTAATTGCAAAGGCAAAAAAGTTTAAAGGAGCTAAGATAAGTTTTCCCAGGGTAAGTGTTGGTGCAACAGCACATCTTGCTATGACAGCAGCCAAAATTGAAGAGGAAATAGTTTTAGAGAATATATCTCTTGAACCAGAAGTTATCCATCTATTTGAGTTTTTAAAAAAAGCAGGAGCAAAAATAGAAGTTGAAAAGAGAAAGGCCTTTATATGGGGGAATAGAAATTTAAAGGCTCCAGAGAGCTTCTCTAATATTCCCGATAGAATAGAGGCAGCAACTTACATGATGTTCGTAGCTGGAGCAGGCGGAGAGTTGATTCTAAGACCAAACCCATATAATCTTTTAGAGAATGTGATAGGTAAACTAAAAAAGATGGGTATTTATATAGAAAATAGGGGTGATTACCTCTATTTAGAAAGTCAGAAGGACTTTGATCTTAAGCCTATTAATGTTTCGACGGCGCCCTATCCTGGTTATCCTACTGATTGTCAGCCTCAAATTGTTTCTCTTTTGACGCAAGCAAAAGGTAAAAGTTTAGTTAGGGAAAGGATCTATCCTGAGAGGTTTGGTTATGTCGGTGAGTTAATAAAAATGGGGGCAAATATTGAAGTTGGTCCTGGCTATGCCAAAGTTGAAGGAAAAACTAATCTAAAGAGTGCTCCACTTTTTGCACCGGATATAAGAGCTGGGGCAGCGCTTATTTTAGCTGCTCTTTTAGCAGAGGGTAAATCTCAAATTTACGGCGTTGAAAACATTAAAAGGGGGTACGATAGTGTTGTAGATAAATTAAAAAAAATTGGAGCAAAAATAGAATTAGTCAATGAAACAAGAAATTAA
- the sppA gene encoding signal peptide peptidase SppA: MKGKKILIIAIIIAALIGVYVVVLLLTKKLESIYVKGGVGIIEVKGILSDSKDYRKDLEYLKKRKDVKALLLYIDSPGGGVVPAQEIYYSVLKFKEEKKVPVVAYISTLGASGAYYVAISADKIMAAPGSITGSIGVIAQYPTLHGLFEKIGIKFRIFKRGKFKDAGSPYREITDEEKKYIEDLLENIYKQFFREVALRRKLDTLNLEKWAEGKIFTGLQAKKLGLVDTIGTYEDALMLAGKLAGIKEKPKEIRPPKKIKGFFQTFIENLISIGIPKIEYRLSLD; encoded by the coding sequence ATGAAAGGAAAAAAAATTTTAATAATTGCTATAATTATTGCTGCGCTGATAGGTGTGTACGTAGTTGTATTGCTTTTAACAAAAAAACTAGAGTCTATCTACGTAAAGGGTGGAGTTGGTATCATAGAAGTAAAGGGTATTCTTTCAGATTCGAAGGACTATAGAAAAGATCTTGAGTATCTTAAAAAGAGAAAGGATGTAAAAGCACTGCTTTTATATATCGACTCTCCAGGTGGAGGCGTGGTGCCAGCTCAGGAAATTTATTATTCAGTCTTAAAGTTCAAAGAAGAGAAGAAAGTCCCTGTTGTTGCCTATATTTCAACCCTTGGAGCATCTGGCGCCTACTATGTAGCAATTTCAGCTGACAAAATAATGGCTGCACCAGGCTCAATAACAGGATCAATCGGTGTAATAGCTCAATACCCTACTCTTCATGGACTATTTGAAAAAATAGGAATAAAATTTAGGATATTTAAAAGGGGGAAGTTCAAAGACGCTGGCTCACCCTATAGGGAAATAACAGACGAAGAGAAAAAATACATAGAAGATTTACTTGAAAATATATACAAGCAATTTTTTAGAGAGGTTGCTTTAAGGAGAAAACTTGATACATTAAATTTAGAAAAGTGGGCCGAGGGAAAAATTTTTACAGGCTTGCAGGCAAAAAAGTTAGGACTTGTTGACACAATAGGAACCTATGAAGATGCCCTAATGCTTGCAGGAAAACTCGCTGGAATAAAAGAAAAACCAAAGGAAATAAGACCTCCTAAGAAAATAAAAGGTTTTTTCCAAACATTTATCGAAAATCTAATAAGTATAGGAATACCAAAAATTGAATACAGACTTTCTCTTGATTAA
- a CDS encoding membrane dipeptidase, protein MEKIIFDLHQDALPFILNEELNANDFFKINVVSVFTLIKWKKEFIESYDLNFILRTIETYREFSEKNGFVIVEKASDLESVLESDKKGFIINLEGSSVITDKYILRALFNLGVRVFTLTWNYSNQIASACEDLNGGGLTKFGKEIVSAIAEIGGIVDLAHSGRKTFYDVYKMNVPFFVSHTGILKNPKNSRNISFKEMDLIKKRNSIAGVALGHLFFEKKIKKEEVIKKIKRLLKKYPENISLGSDLFGLPKKYIIEDLVSHKKISEFVRDLPDSFLYLNAYNFFIKHLPQK, encoded by the coding sequence ATGGAAAAAATTATTTTTGATCTTCATCAGGATGCTTTGCCTTTTATTCTAAATGAAGAGTTAAATGCGAACGACTTTTTTAAAATAAATGTTGTTTCTGTTTTTACTTTAATCAAATGGAAAAAGGAGTTTATTGAAAGCTATGATTTAAATTTTATTTTAAGAACAATAGAAACCTATAGAGAGTTTTCAGAAAAGAATGGTTTTGTAATTGTTGAAAAGGCTTCTGATTTAGAAAGTGTTTTAGAGTCAGACAAAAAGGGATTTATAATAAATTTAGAGGGCTCTTCTGTTATAACTGACAAATATATATTAAGGGCACTTTTTAATTTAGGGGTGAGAGTTTTTACATTAACGTGGAATTATTCAAATCAGATTGCCTCAGCATGTGAAGACTTAAACGGAGGGGGTTTAACTAAATTTGGAAAAGAGATAGTGAGTGCTATTGCTGAAATTGGAGGAATAGTAGATCTTGCACATTCTGGGAGAAAAACTTTTTATGATGTTTATAAGATGAATGTTCCCTTTTTTGTTTCTCATACGGGTATTTTAAAAAATCCGAAAAATAGTAGAAATATTTCTTTTAAAGAGATGGATTTAATAAAAAAGAGAAATAGTATTGCAGGGGTTGCCCTGGGTCATCTCTTTTTCGAGAAAAAAATTAAAAAAGAAGAGGTGATCAAGAAGATAAAAAGGCTTCTAAAGAAATATCCGGAAAATATTTCTTTGGGTTCTGATCTTTTTGGGTTGCCCAAAAAATATATAATTGAAGATCTCGTCTCTCATAAAAAGATAAGCGAATTCGTAAGGGATTTACCAGACTCTTTTTTGTATTTAAATGCCTATAATTTTTTTATTAAACATCTACCTCAAAAATGA